One genomic window of Punica granatum isolate Tunisia-2019 chromosome 1, ASM765513v2, whole genome shotgun sequence includes the following:
- the LOC116192412 gene encoding origin of replication complex subunit 2, which translates to MEIDDVDEEEVGFSRNYFLAKESGSSSSKKSGRKVSDIQVVDEQELIAAVANIEPKHEKEIAALKDSYKSSYSEWVFLLRCGFGLLFYGFGSKKALIEDFASTALSEYTVVVVNGYLQSINVKQVVVTVAELLLEFLKSRKKSPKANLPNLQQPFSSRSMEDLFSFLDGSWMEGNDCFVCVVIHNIDGPGLRDSDTQRCLAQLAACSNVRIIASIDHVNSPLLWDKKMVHTQFNWYWLHTPTYEPYKIEGMFFPLILAHGNTTQSAKTATIVLQSLTPNAQSVFRVLAEYQMSHPDEEGMLVSSLYATCRERFLVSSQVTLNSHLTEFKDHELVKIKRHPDGEDCLHIPLAKEALEKLLSEIN; encoded by the exons ATGGAGATCGACGACGTCGATGAGGAGGAAGTCGGATTCTCCAGGAACTATTTCCTGGCCAAGGAATCGGGGAGCTCTTCCTCGAAGAAGTCCGGGCGAAAGGTCTCCGACATCCAGGTCGTTGATGAACAG GAGTTGATAGCAGCAGTGGCTAATATTGAACCTAAGCACGAGAAGGAAATCGCAGCCCTGAAGGATAGCTACAAAAGCTCGTACTCCGAATGGGTTTTCCTGCTTAG GTGTGGTTTTGGCCTGCtattttatggatttggaTCTAAGAAAGCCCTTATCGAAGATTTTGCATCAACAGCACTATCTGAGTATACTGTAGTCGTAGTCAATGGATACCTTCAGTCCATCAATGTAAAACAG GTTGTGGTTACTGTAGCCGAACTTCTCTTGGAATTTCTAAAATCTAGGAAGAAGTCTCCCAAGGCGAACTTGCCTAACCTTCAGCAGCCATTTAGCTCTCGATCCATGGaagatcttttttctttcttggatGGATCATGGATGGAAGGAAATGATTGTTTTGTATGCGTCGTTATTCATAATATCGATGGACCTGGACTAAGGGACTCTGACACTCAGCGATGTCTTGCACAACTAGCTGCTTGTTCCAACGTACGGATTATTGCCTCTATTGATCATGTAAACTCACCTTTGT TGTGGGACAAGAAGATGGTTCATACACAGTTCAACTGGTACTGGCTTCATACTCCAACCTATGAACCATACAAGATTGAAGGAATGTTTTTCCCTTTGATCCTGGCACATGGAAACACGACTCAAAGCGCCAAAACAGCCACGATTGTACTGCAGAGTTTGACGCCCAATGCTCAGAGTGTGTTTAGAGTACTTGCAGAATATCAGATGTCTCACCCCGATGAAGAAG GTATGCTGGTCAGCAGCCTGTATGCGACCTGTAGAGAGCGTTTCCTAGTGAGCAGTCAGGTCACACTGAACTCCCATCTGACCGAATTTAAAGATCACGAGTTGGTGAAGATCAAAAGGCATCCCGATGGAGAGGATTGCTTGCATATCCCTCTTGCGAAGGAGGCTCTTGAGAAATTGCTATCGGAAATCAACTAA
- the LOC116216055 gene encoding uncharacterized protein LOC116216055: MWGFGGRYYWGRRVGDREKAEGVVVVFAWMSSQERHLKSYVQLYGSLGWNSLVCHSQFLNMFFPDKAEALAVQVLSALIEEVKVRPFPVVFASFSGGPKACMYKIIQILEGQCETQLSPDNVRLVRDCMSGYIFDSGPTDFTSDLGARFVVHPSVLKMSRPPRLASWVANGIASGLDALFLSRFESQRAEYWQTLYSSIGVGAPYLILCSETDDLAPYQIISNFARRLQDLGADVKMITWSGSPHVGHYRHYPVDYKAAATELLGKAAAIYSQRHNRVEQEKMGFEGGRDVIPDPIFNLGKAATGLSQGSHGLTLALSDQFLVPTSVVSYDGGSRNFGSVQDNHQEDMIHLPARPSINAHGVLGQILFDVCVPKDVEDWDIKQSYYSNRRPFASSRRHAPFNPIKCILRSRL; the protein is encoded by the exons atgtgGGGCTTCGGGGGTAGGTACTATTGGGGAAGGAGGGTTGGGGACAGGGAGAAGGCTGAAGGGGTGGTGGTGGTGTTCGCATGGATGTCCAGTCAGGAGAGGCACTTGAAGAGCTACGTTCAGCTCTACGGCTCTCTGGGGTGGAATTCCCTCGTCTGCCACTCGCAATTCCTCAACAT GTTCTTTCCTGATAAGGCTGAAGCTCTTGCAGTACAAGTCCTCAGTGCACTTATTGAG GAGGTAAAGGTTCGGCCATTTCCAGTAGTTTTTGCTTCGTTTTCTGGTGGGCCCAAAGCTTGCATGTACAAAATTATTCAG ATATTAGAGGGACAATGTGAAACTCAGCTGAGTCCG GACAATGTCCGATTGGTCAGAGATTGTATGTCGGGATATATTTTTGACTCTGGCCCAACCGATTTTACGAGTGATCTTGGGGCTCGTTTCGTGGTACACCCATCTGTTCTTAAGATGTCCAGGCCACCAAGACTAGCTTCATGGGTCGCCAATGGAATTGCCTCGGGTTTGGATGCCCTTTTCCTCAGCAGGTTTGAGTCGCAGCGGGCAGAATATTGGCAAACCTTATATTCTTCTATC GGAGTGGGGGCACCGTATTTAATCTTGTGTTCAGAAACCGACGACCTTGCTCCATATCAAATTATTTCTAATTTTGCTCGACGGCTTCAAGATCTTGGAGCCGATGTTAAAATGATCACCTGGAGTGGATCTCCTCATGTAG GTCATTACAGGCATTACCCAGTTGATTACAAAGCTGCAGCGACTGAGCTCCTTGGTAAGGCAGCGGCTATCTATAGCCAGAGACACAACCGTGTCGAACAAGAAAAAATGGGCTTTGAGGGAGGGCGAGACGTAATCCCTGACCCAATCTTCAACCTTGGTAAAGCCGCCACAGGCCTCAGTCAGGGTTCCCATGGGCTGACACTCGCGCTGAGTGACCAGTTTCTTGTTCCGACCTCAGTTGTGTCGTATGATGGGGGTAGTAGGAATTTTGGGTCAGTGCAGGACAACCACCAAGAGGATATGATCCACTTGCCTGCACGACCAAGTATTAATGCCCACGGGGTTTTAGGCCAGATCCTCTTCGATGTCTGTGTCCCGAAGGACGTGGAGGACTGGGACATAAAGCAGTCGTACTACTCAAATCGACGTCCTTTTGCCTCCTCTAGGAGGCACGCTCCGTTCAACCCAATAAAGTGCATACTTCGGTCGAGATTATAG
- the LOC116192269 gene encoding uncharacterized protein LOC116192269 produces MKKILVTGATGYLGGRLCAALLRDGNSVRALVRPTSDLSTLPRGEALELAYGDVTDYRSLADAVSGCHVIFHAAALVEPWLPDPSKFFSVNVGGLENLLRAVKESDAVEKIIYTSSFFALGPTDGHVADESQAHHQKFFCTEYEKSKVAAGKLALRAATEGLPIVMVFPGVIYGPGKLTAGNVVARLLIERFSGRLPGYIGKGSDKYSFSHVDDVVEGHIAAMHKGRIGERYLLTGENASFMHVFDIAAIITGTSRPRIHLPLWAIEVYGWLSVFFSRITGKLPLISPPTVYVLRHQWAYSCEKAKAELGYSPRSLREGLEEMIPWLKSLGQIKY; encoded by the exons atgaagaagatacTGGTGACCGGCGCCACCGGTTACCTCGGCGGAAGGCTGTGCGCCGCCCTTCTGAGGGACGGCAACTCCGTCCGCGCCCTCGTCCGCCCCACCAGCGATCTTTCCACCCTCCCCCGCGGCGAGGCCCTTGAGCTCGCCTATGGCGACGTCACTGACTATCGCTCCCTAGCCGACGCCGTCTCCGGCTGCCACGTCATCTTCCACGCTGCCGCTCTCGTCGAGCCCTGGCTTCCCGACCCTTCGAAGTTCTTCTCC GTCAACGTCGGAGGTTTGGAGAATCTCCTGCGAGCGGTGAAGGAGTCGGACGCCGTCGAGAAGATCATCTACACGTCGTCGTTCTTCGCGCTCGGACCTACCGACGGACATGTCGCCGATGAGAGCCAA GCTCATCACCAGAAATTCTTCTGCACGGAGTATGAGAAATCGAAGGTTGCAGCCGGTAAACTTGCACTGCGAGCTGCAACGGAGGGGTTGCCCATTGTAATGGTGTTTCCCGGGGTTATCTACGGGCCCGGAAAGCTCACAGCTGGGAATGTCGTTGCTCGTTTG TTGATAGAACGGTTCAGTGGAAGGTTGCCTGGTTACATTGGTAAAGGCAGTGACAAGTACTCGTTCAGTCATGTGGACGATGTGGTGGAGGGGCATATTGCTGCGATGCACAAAGGCCGAATTGGTGAAAGATATCTGCTCACCGGAGAAAATGCTTCCTTCATGCATGTTTTCGATATAGCTGCTATCATCACCGGAACAAGCAGGCCGAGGATTCACCTCCCATTGTGGGCAATTGAGGTGTATGGATGGTTGTCCGTTTTCTTCTCCCGTATCACTGGAAAGCTTCCTCTCATCAGTCCCCCG ACTGTTTATGTTCTGAGGCACCAGTGGGCATATTCATGTGAGAAAGCTAAAGCAGAGCTCGGATATAGCCCTCGAAGCCTCAGAGAAGGGCTAGAAGAGATGATCCCTTGGCTGAAGAGCTTAGGACAGATCAAATACTGA
- the LOC116192270 gene encoding B3 domain-containing protein At5g42700 isoform X1 produces the protein MSRFEWESNGQLEIQILGKCSEALCLCSALAQLRLLSPFTFHLLCEKRGEGGGGERRAKVAESWVLEQRKMVAAAAAKVSYEECRRKRLEENQKRMESLNLPQLAQSLRRSSSLSPSPSPMKQAKPRRTVEKQVVVVRRSGRVANMPAPVYKETFSLHSRVVVDRISTPRRYMHVRIYKRREPISIVFASNEGREYAIEKAKELESTLQLQYPTLVKSMLPSHVSGCFWLGLPVHFCKTSLPKNDGMITLVDEEGEEFPTVYLARKTGLSGGWKGFSVAHELNDGDALVFQVIQPTVLKVHIIRVSSYDEGEKF, from the exons ATGAGCAGGTTTGAGTGGGAATCCAACGGTCAACTCGAAATTCAAATCCTTGGAAAATgttctgaagctctctgtctCTGCTCTGCTCTTGCTCAGCTGCGCCTACTCTCTCCCTTTACCTTCCATTTGCTCTGTGAAAAGcgaggagaaggaggaggaggagaacgAAGGGCAAAGGTAGCAGAGTCCTGGGTTCTCGAGCAGAGGAAAATGGTGGCGGCTGCTGCTGCAAAGGTCTCGTACGAGGAATGCCGTCGGAAGAGGCTGGAAGAGAATCAGAAGAGAATGGAATCCCTTAACCTCCCCCAGCTCGCTCAATCTCTCCGCAGAAGCtcttccctctctccctctcccagCCCC ATGAAGCAGGCTAAGCCGCGGAGGACAGTTGAGAAGCAAGTTGTTGTTGTCAGGAGGTCCGGTCGGGTTGCTAACATGCCCGCTCCCGTTTACAAAGAA ACGTTCAGCCTCCATTCTCGA GTCGTTGTGGACAGGATCAGCACTCCAAGAAGGTACATG CATGTTAGGATTTACAAGCGGAGGGAGCCAATAAGCATCGTATTTGCCTCAAATGAAGGTAGAGAATATGCAATAGAGAAGGCCAAGGAGCTGGAATCCACCTTACAGCTTCAGTATCCCACCTTAGTCAAGTCCATGCTTCCTTCTCACGTCTCCGGGTGTTTCTGGCTG GGTCTTCCTGTCCATTTCTGCAAGACAAGTCTCCCGAAGAATGATGGCATGATCACTTTGGTTGATGAAGAGGGAGAAGAGTTCCCAACTGTGTATTTGGCACGAAAGACGGGACTTAGCGGTGGGTGGAAAGGGTTCTCGGTGGCTCACGAACTGAATGATGGGGATGCCTTGGTTTTTCAAGTTATTCAACCCACCGTGCTGAAG GTCCACATTATAAGGGTGAGCAGTTATGATGAGGGTGAAAAGTTCTAA
- the LOC116192270 gene encoding B3 domain-containing protein At5g42700 isoform X2 → MSRFEWESNGQLEIQILGKCSEALCLCSALAQLRLLSPFTFHLLCEKRGEGGGGERRAKVAESWVLEQRKMVAAAAAKVSYEECRRKRLEENQKRMESLNLPQLAQSLRRSSSLSPSPSPMKQAKPRRTVEKQVVVVRRSGRVANMPAPVYKETFSLHSRVVVDRISTPRRIYKRREPISIVFASNEGREYAIEKAKELESTLQLQYPTLVKSMLPSHVSGCFWLGLPVHFCKTSLPKNDGMITLVDEEGEEFPTVYLARKTGLSGGWKGFSVAHELNDGDALVFQVIQPTVLKVHIIRVSSYDEGEKF, encoded by the exons ATGAGCAGGTTTGAGTGGGAATCCAACGGTCAACTCGAAATTCAAATCCTTGGAAAATgttctgaagctctctgtctCTGCTCTGCTCTTGCTCAGCTGCGCCTACTCTCTCCCTTTACCTTCCATTTGCTCTGTGAAAAGcgaggagaaggaggaggaggagaacgAAGGGCAAAGGTAGCAGAGTCCTGGGTTCTCGAGCAGAGGAAAATGGTGGCGGCTGCTGCTGCAAAGGTCTCGTACGAGGAATGCCGTCGGAAGAGGCTGGAAGAGAATCAGAAGAGAATGGAATCCCTTAACCTCCCCCAGCTCGCTCAATCTCTCCGCAGAAGCtcttccctctctccctctcccagCCCC ATGAAGCAGGCTAAGCCGCGGAGGACAGTTGAGAAGCAAGTTGTTGTTGTCAGGAGGTCCGGTCGGGTTGCTAACATGCCCGCTCCCGTTTACAAAGAA ACGTTCAGCCTCCATTCTCGA GTCGTTGTGGACAGGATCAGCACTCCAAGAAG GATTTACAAGCGGAGGGAGCCAATAAGCATCGTATTTGCCTCAAATGAAGGTAGAGAATATGCAATAGAGAAGGCCAAGGAGCTGGAATCCACCTTACAGCTTCAGTATCCCACCTTAGTCAAGTCCATGCTTCCTTCTCACGTCTCCGGGTGTTTCTGGCTG GGTCTTCCTGTCCATTTCTGCAAGACAAGTCTCCCGAAGAATGATGGCATGATCACTTTGGTTGATGAAGAGGGAGAAGAGTTCCCAACTGTGTATTTGGCACGAAAGACGGGACTTAGCGGTGGGTGGAAAGGGTTCTCGGTGGCTCACGAACTGAATGATGGGGATGCCTTGGTTTTTCAAGTTATTCAACCCACCGTGCTGAAG GTCCACATTATAAGGGTGAGCAGTTATGATGAGGGTGAAAAGTTCTAA
- the LOC116192270 gene encoding B3 domain-containing protein At5g42700 isoform X3 yields the protein MSRFEWESNGQLEIQILGKCSEALCLCSALAQLRLLSPFTFHLLCEKRGEGGGGERRAKVAESWVLEQRKMVAAAAAKVSYEECRRKRLEENQKRMESLNLPQLAQSLRRSSSLSPSPSPMKQAKPRRTVEKQVVVVRRSGRVANMPAPVYKEVVVDRISTPRRYMHVRIYKRREPISIVFASNEGREYAIEKAKELESTLQLQYPTLVKSMLPSHVSGCFWLGLPVHFCKTSLPKNDGMITLVDEEGEEFPTVYLARKTGLSGGWKGFSVAHELNDGDALVFQVIQPTVLKVHIIRVSSYDEGEKF from the exons ATGAGCAGGTTTGAGTGGGAATCCAACGGTCAACTCGAAATTCAAATCCTTGGAAAATgttctgaagctctctgtctCTGCTCTGCTCTTGCTCAGCTGCGCCTACTCTCTCCCTTTACCTTCCATTTGCTCTGTGAAAAGcgaggagaaggaggaggaggagaacgAAGGGCAAAGGTAGCAGAGTCCTGGGTTCTCGAGCAGAGGAAAATGGTGGCGGCTGCTGCTGCAAAGGTCTCGTACGAGGAATGCCGTCGGAAGAGGCTGGAAGAGAATCAGAAGAGAATGGAATCCCTTAACCTCCCCCAGCTCGCTCAATCTCTCCGCAGAAGCtcttccctctctccctctcccagCCCC ATGAAGCAGGCTAAGCCGCGGAGGACAGTTGAGAAGCAAGTTGTTGTTGTCAGGAGGTCCGGTCGGGTTGCTAACATGCCCGCTCCCGTTTACAAAGAA GTCGTTGTGGACAGGATCAGCACTCCAAGAAGGTACATG CATGTTAGGATTTACAAGCGGAGGGAGCCAATAAGCATCGTATTTGCCTCAAATGAAGGTAGAGAATATGCAATAGAGAAGGCCAAGGAGCTGGAATCCACCTTACAGCTTCAGTATCCCACCTTAGTCAAGTCCATGCTTCCTTCTCACGTCTCCGGGTGTTTCTGGCTG GGTCTTCCTGTCCATTTCTGCAAGACAAGTCTCCCGAAGAATGATGGCATGATCACTTTGGTTGATGAAGAGGGAGAAGAGTTCCCAACTGTGTATTTGGCACGAAAGACGGGACTTAGCGGTGGGTGGAAAGGGTTCTCGGTGGCTCACGAACTGAATGATGGGGATGCCTTGGTTTTTCAAGTTATTCAACCCACCGTGCTGAAG GTCCACATTATAAGGGTGAGCAGTTATGATGAGGGTGAAAAGTTCTAA
- the LOC116192270 gene encoding B3 domain-containing protein At5g42700 isoform X4, with protein sequence MSRFEWESNGQLEIQILGKCSEALCLCSALAQLRLLSPFTFHLLCEKRGEGGGGERRAKVAESWVLEQRKMVAAAAAKVSYEECRRKRLEENQKRMESLNLPQLAQSLRRSSSLSPSPSPMKQAKPRRTVEKQVVVVRRSGRVANMPAPVYKEVVVDRISTPRRIYKRREPISIVFASNEGREYAIEKAKELESTLQLQYPTLVKSMLPSHVSGCFWLGLPVHFCKTSLPKNDGMITLVDEEGEEFPTVYLARKTGLSGGWKGFSVAHELNDGDALVFQVIQPTVLKVHIIRVSSYDEGEKF encoded by the exons ATGAGCAGGTTTGAGTGGGAATCCAACGGTCAACTCGAAATTCAAATCCTTGGAAAATgttctgaagctctctgtctCTGCTCTGCTCTTGCTCAGCTGCGCCTACTCTCTCCCTTTACCTTCCATTTGCTCTGTGAAAAGcgaggagaaggaggaggaggagaacgAAGGGCAAAGGTAGCAGAGTCCTGGGTTCTCGAGCAGAGGAAAATGGTGGCGGCTGCTGCTGCAAAGGTCTCGTACGAGGAATGCCGTCGGAAGAGGCTGGAAGAGAATCAGAAGAGAATGGAATCCCTTAACCTCCCCCAGCTCGCTCAATCTCTCCGCAGAAGCtcttccctctctccctctcccagCCCC ATGAAGCAGGCTAAGCCGCGGAGGACAGTTGAGAAGCAAGTTGTTGTTGTCAGGAGGTCCGGTCGGGTTGCTAACATGCCCGCTCCCGTTTACAAAGAA GTCGTTGTGGACAGGATCAGCACTCCAAGAAG GATTTACAAGCGGAGGGAGCCAATAAGCATCGTATTTGCCTCAAATGAAGGTAGAGAATATGCAATAGAGAAGGCCAAGGAGCTGGAATCCACCTTACAGCTTCAGTATCCCACCTTAGTCAAGTCCATGCTTCCTTCTCACGTCTCCGGGTGTTTCTGGCTG GGTCTTCCTGTCCATTTCTGCAAGACAAGTCTCCCGAAGAATGATGGCATGATCACTTTGGTTGATGAAGAGGGAGAAGAGTTCCCAACTGTGTATTTGGCACGAAAGACGGGACTTAGCGGTGGGTGGAAAGGGTTCTCGGTGGCTCACGAACTGAATGATGGGGATGCCTTGGTTTTTCAAGTTATTCAACCCACCGTGCTGAAG GTCCACATTATAAGGGTGAGCAGTTATGATGAGGGTGAAAAGTTCTAA
- the LOC116192270 gene encoding B3 domain-containing protein At5g42700 isoform X5 has product MSRFEWESNGQLEIQILGKCSEALCLCSALAQLRLLSPFTFHLLCEKRGEGGGGERRAKVAESWVLEQRKMVAAAAAKVSYEECRRKRLEENQKRMESLNLPQLAQSLRRSSSLSPSPSPMKQTKPRNVEKQVVVVRRSGRIANMPVPVYKEVVVDRINSPRRIYTRRDPSNIVYASNEAREYALEQAEELQSTLGPQYPTLVKTMLPSHVSGGFWLGLPVQFCKTSLPKNDGLITLVDEEGEEFPTVYLARKTGLSGGWKGFAVAHELNDGDALVFQLIKPTVLKVYIIRVSSYDEGEKF; this is encoded by the exons ATGAGCAGGTTTGAGTGGGAATCCAACGGTCAACTCGAAATTCAAATCCTTGGAAAATgttctgaagctctctgtctCTGCTCTGCTCTTGCTCAGCTGCGCCTACTCTCTCCCTTTACCTTCCATTTGCTCTGTGAAAAGcgaggagaaggaggaggaggagaacgAAGGGCAAAGGTAGCAGAGTCCTGGGTTCTCGAGCAGAGGAAAATGGTGGCGGCTGCTGCTGCAAAGGTCTCGTACGAGGAATGCCGTCGGAAGAGGCTGGAAGAGAATCAGAAGAGAATGGAATCCCTTAACCTCCCCCAGCTCGCTCAATCTCTCCGCAGAAGCtcttccctctctccctctcccagCCCC ATGAAGCAGACTAAGCCGCGGAATGttgagaagcaagtggtggTTGTCAGGAGGTCAGGTCGGATCGCTAACATGCCCGTGCCTGTTTACAAAGAA GTTGTTGTGGACAGGATCAACAGTCCCAGAAG GATATACACGCGGAGGGACCCATCAAACATAGTATATGCCTCAAATGAAGCTCGGGAATATGCATTAGAGCAGGCGGAGGAGCTGCAGTCCACCTTGGGACCTCAGTATCCTACCTTAGTAAAGACCATGCTTCCATCACACGTCTCCGGTGGTTTCTGGCTG GGTCTTCCAGTCCAATTCTGCAAGACAAGTCTCCCGAAAAATGACGGCTTGATCACCTTGGTTGATGAAGAGGGAGAAGAGTTCCCAACTGTGTATTTGGCCCGAAAGACAGGACTCAGCGGTGGGTGGAAAGGGTTCGCGGTGGCTCACGAGTTGAATGATGGTGATGCCTTGGTTTTTCAACTGATCAAACCCACCGTTCTGAAG GTTTACATCATAAGGGTGAGCAGTTACGACGAGGGCGAAAAGTTCTAA
- the LOC116192270 gene encoding B3 domain-containing protein At5g42700 isoform X6 yields MVAAAPKVSYEECRRKRLEENQKRMEALNLPQLAQSLRRSSSLSPSPSPMKQTKPRNVEKQVVVVRRSGRIANMPVPVYKEVVVDRINSPRRIYTRRDPSNIVYASNEAREYALEQAEELQSTLGPQYPTLVKTMLPSHVSGGFWLGLPVQFCKTSLPKNDGLITLVDEEGEEFPTVYLARKTGLSGGWKGFAVAHELNDGDALVFQLIKPTVLKVYIIRVSSYDEGEKF; encoded by the exons ATGGTGGCTGCTGCTCCGAAGGTCTCGTACGAGGAGTGCCGTCGGAAGAGGCTGGAAGAGAACCAGAAGAGAATGGAAGCCCTCAATCTCCCCCAGCTCGCTCAGTCTCTCCGCAGAAGCtcttccctctctccctctcccagCCCC ATGAAGCAGACTAAGCCGCGGAATGttgagaagcaagtggtggTTGTCAGGAGGTCAGGTCGGATCGCTAACATGCCCGTGCCTGTTTACAAAGAA GTTGTTGTGGACAGGATCAACAGTCCCAGAAG GATATACACGCGGAGGGACCCATCAAACATAGTATATGCCTCAAATGAAGCTCGGGAATATGCATTAGAGCAGGCGGAGGAGCTGCAGTCCACCTTGGGACCTCAGTATCCTACCTTAGTAAAGACCATGCTTCCATCACACGTCTCCGGTGGTTTCTGGCTG GGTCTTCCAGTCCAATTCTGCAAGACAAGTCTCCCGAAAAATGACGGCTTGATCACCTTGGTTGATGAAGAGGGAGAAGAGTTCCCAACTGTGTATTTGGCCCGAAAGACAGGACTCAGCGGTGGGTGGAAAGGGTTCGCGGTGGCTCACGAGTTGAATGATGGTGATGCCTTGGTTTTTCAACTGATCAAACCCACCGTTCTGAAG GTTTACATCATAAGGGTGAGCAGTTACGACGAGGGCGAAAAGTTCTAA